In the Harmonia axyridis chromosome 3, icHarAxyr1.1, whole genome shotgun sequence genome, one interval contains:
- the LOC123675278 gene encoding uncharacterized protein LOC123675278 — translation MVELQYTVGKNSTVLKEKLRTILERCTLERAEFILVGDFNLDILSCSTDVSEFVSLLECFNLKVTNLQPTRPSSGSCLDNVVTSLVGQTQVIECHISDHSALKFTTTFCSVYDHKEKTLKRRIINDDSIKVFLQELSRLNWDDIFAHPGDPNQLWYVFHTRFSETFELCFPKVKINASSSNRKFKLTPELVDIKKQLDILHIISFSRPELKATYNSTKKQYDLLLSKAKKEHFSNIIRNSDNRSKASWKVINSLTKSKISSSVSSNQDTPLPDELNDFFIDFPSTLTDGLNKTATTSGERLENSFFMFEVSHEEVLKTCINMAL, via the exons ATGGTGGAACTGCAATATACAGTAGGAAAGAACTCAACTGTACTGAAAG AGAAACTTAGAACAATTCTGGAACGGTGTACACTGGAAAGAGCAGAATTCATTTTGGTGGGTGATTTTAATCTAGATATTCTGTCTTGCTCCACGGATGTCAGTGAGTTTGTATCACTTTTGGAATGTTTCAACCTGAAAGTCACCAATCTTCAGCCAACACGCCCCTCTTCTGGTAGTTGTTTAGACAATGTGGTAACATCTCTTGTGGGCCAAACTCAGGTGATCGAGTGCCATATTTCAGACCACTCAGCTCTGAAGTTCACCACAACtttttgttcagtttatgatcACAAAGAAAAAAcccttaaaagaagaataataaaTGACGATTCCATCAAAGTTTTCCTGCAAGAGCTATCTAGATTAAATTGGGATGATATTTTTGCTCATCCAGGCGATCCAAATCAACTTTGGTATGTATTCCATACACGATTTTCTGAAACTTTTGAACTCTGTTTTCCTAAAGTAAAGATCAATGCCTCATCGTCAAATAgaaagtttaaactaacacCTGAATTGGTTGATATTAAGAAGCAACTTGACATACtccatattatttctttttcaagacCTGAATTGAAAGCCACATATAACTCGACTAAAAAACAATATGATCTTCTTCTGTCCAAAGCAAAGAAAGAGCACTTCAGTAACATCATTAGGAACTCCGATAATAGATCAAAAGCCTCCTGGAAGGTCATAAATTCCCTCACGAAGAGCAAGATTTCATCATCTGTTTCCAGCAATCAAGATACTCCTTTGCCAGATGAATTAAATgactttttcattgattttcccTCTACACTGACAGATGGCCTGAATAAAACGGCTACAACGAGTGGAGAAAGACTTGAAAACTCTTTCTTCATGTTTGAAGTTTCTCACGAGGAGGTTCTGAAAACG TGCATCAACATGGCTTTGtga